From the genome of Labrys wisconsinensis, one region includes:
- a CDS encoding ABC transporter permease has product MTSAVRPEMRSAPRATLLSRLRTALAVLDPLRIAGVVLFIAVWQMLTLGLPPIILPTPLGVLQRVFSDFLSAPALSYYGVSEANLYGNLIYTAENVAMAVAVGSVIGVLAGLVSARFGLVRAVIDPVVMTAGTVPILVAAPFLLIWFGVGRASAVCLVIFYVVVILYVCAQRAATNLDPVYEDNARTLGATPRRMVRDILIPATVPEILGGLRIALAGAWGLEAIAELLGSQSGIGKVLEVLAGATDPQGIMATLLVLGLTAIVVDGLAAFAIARTAQWSAPAR; this is encoded by the coding sequence ATGACATCGGCTGTCCGACCGGAAATGCGGTCCGCACCACGGGCGACGCTCCTCTCCCGCTTGAGGACCGCGCTGGCGGTCCTCGATCCCCTGCGGATCGCCGGCGTGGTGCTGTTCATCGCGGTGTGGCAGATGCTGACGCTCGGCCTGCCGCCGATCATCCTGCCGACGCCGCTGGGCGTGCTGCAGCGCGTCTTCTCCGATTTCCTGTCGGCGCCGGCCCTGTCCTATTACGGGGTCAGCGAGGCCAATCTCTACGGCAACCTGATCTACACCGCCGAGAACGTCGCCATGGCTGTCGCGGTCGGCTCGGTGATCGGCGTTCTCGCCGGGCTGGTGTCGGCCCGCTTCGGCCTGGTCCGCGCCGTCATCGATCCCGTCGTCATGACCGCCGGCACCGTGCCGATCCTCGTCGCCGCGCCCTTTCTGCTGATTTGGTTCGGCGTCGGGCGCGCCAGCGCGGTCTGCCTGGTCATCTTCTATGTCGTGGTCATCCTCTACGTCTGCGCGCAGCGGGCCGCGACCAATCTGGACCCGGTCTACGAGGACAATGCCCGCACGCTCGGCGCGACGCCGCGCCGGATGGTCCGCGACATCCTCATCCCCGCCACCGTCCCCGAGATCCTCGGCGGCCTCAGGATCGCGCTGGCCGGCGCCTGGGGCCTGGAGGCCATCGCCGAGCTGCTCGGCTCGCAATCGGGCATCGGCAAGGTCCTCGAAGTGCTGGCCGGCGCCACCGATCCCCAGGGCATCATGGCGACGCTCCTGGTGCTCGGGCTGACCGCCATCGTCGTCGACGGGCTCGCCGCCTTCGCCATCGCCCGCACCGCCCAGTGGAGCGCTCCGGCGCGCTAG
- a CDS encoding amidase, giving the protein MTNALLQLSARDLVKGLRSGDYRAADVMAACLARIEACEPAIRAWAWLDRDKAMSEAARADARRAGGAEPGPLHGLPVGVKDIIDTADMPTQYGTPIHRGRQPAADATVVARLRSAGAIILGKTVTSEHAVFVAGPTRNPHDTARTPGGSSSGSAAAVAAGMVPVALSTQTNGSTIRPASFCGVVGYKPSLGLLPRTGILKQSSVLDHPGVIARNAADAAFVVEAIGGEEIGDEQSLGASAAGLTEAALRDEPPPRLAFVRGPYWQRADPQACAALEAFVAGVGTPVEIVDLPAAFDDAAQILGVIMDAGIAQAYHEDFARARAGMAEVLVRIIERGQGLAATALLDALAARDQLRRSFDALAAPYDAILTLAAPGVAPLVSEGTGDPIFATTWTLIGAPAITLPLLTGAAGLPLGVQLVGGTRRDARLLRAAAWLERGRGSGLHDGRPGNGKRGDVFCASWS; this is encoded by the coding sequence ATGACGAACGCCCTGTTGCAGCTTTCGGCGCGCGACCTGGTCAAGGGACTGCGCTCCGGCGACTATCGCGCCGCCGACGTCATGGCCGCCTGCCTCGCCAGGATCGAGGCCTGCGAGCCGGCGATCCGCGCCTGGGCCTGGCTGGACCGCGACAAGGCCATGTCCGAGGCGGCGCGGGCGGATGCGCGCCGGGCAGGCGGCGCGGAGCCCGGCCCGCTCCATGGCCTGCCGGTCGGCGTCAAGGACATCATCGACACCGCCGACATGCCGACGCAATACGGCACGCCGATCCATCGGGGGCGGCAGCCGGCCGCCGATGCGACCGTCGTGGCGCGGCTGCGGTCGGCCGGGGCGATCATCCTCGGCAAGACCGTGACGTCGGAGCATGCCGTCTTCGTCGCGGGGCCGACGCGCAATCCGCACGACACCGCCCGCACGCCCGGCGGATCGTCGAGCGGCTCCGCCGCCGCGGTCGCCGCCGGCATGGTGCCGGTGGCGCTCTCGACGCAGACCAACGGCTCGACGATCCGGCCCGCGTCCTTCTGCGGCGTCGTCGGCTACAAGCCGAGCCTCGGCCTGCTGCCCCGCACCGGCATCCTGAAGCAGTCGAGCGTCCTCGACCATCCCGGCGTCATTGCCCGCAACGCCGCCGACGCGGCCTTCGTCGTCGAGGCCATCGGCGGCGAGGAGATCGGCGACGAGCAGAGCCTGGGAGCCTCGGCCGCGGGACTGACCGAGGCCGCCCTCCGGGATGAGCCGCCGCCCAGGCTGGCCTTCGTGCGCGGTCCCTACTGGCAGCGCGCCGATCCGCAGGCCTGCGCCGCGTTGGAGGCCTTCGTGGCCGGGGTGGGCACCCCCGTCGAGATCGTCGACCTGCCGGCCGCCTTCGACGACGCGGCGCAGATCCTGGGCGTGATCATGGATGCCGGCATCGCCCAGGCCTATCACGAAGATTTCGCCCGGGCGCGCGCCGGGATGGCCGAGGTGCTGGTGCGCATCATCGAGCGCGGGCAGGGGCTCGCCGCCACGGCGCTTCTGGACGCCCTGGCGGCGCGCGACCAGCTGCGGCGCTCGTTCGACGCCCTGGCGGCGCCGTATGACGCCATCCTGACGCTCGCCGCTCCCGGTGTCGCCCCCCTGGTGTCGGAGGGGACCGGCGATCCGATCTTCGCGACGACCTGGACGCTGATCGGAGCGCCGGCCATCACCCTGCCGCTGCTGACGGGCGCCGCCGGGCTGCCGCTCGGCGTGCAGCTGGTCGGCGGAACGCGCCGGGACGCGCGCCTTCTCCGCGCGGCGGCATGGCTGGAGCGCGGCCGGGGCTCGGGCTTGCACGACGGCCGTCCCGGCAATGGCAAACGTGGAGACGTCTTTTGCGCATCCTGGTCTTGA
- a CDS encoding ABC transporter substrate-binding protein has protein sequence MKTFFQTIAAGLLGLTALAALQPAAAQDRFVPAAPEAGVAIPAATIKFGMRPYADNTFYIIGMKKGWFTDVGISFDPAPYGLKANDSNVTTLLLNGQLDLISEFCPLMLPTYKDAAKLKCIGFTDNFLANAILANPRLKLKTFKDHIAEGMGFEAALQATLAPLKGKTLVGAPQLSDRAFEDYLNKTSGAGFKLQVLDDAKSLVLAKAGREDFVNPEGAPIVYTLRQAGWTNLVDIGDLIKHGPGGVDSPIEPLIGIVGLGANADYVNANQNTVLRFMSVVWRIIDATKADPSLYELQAPYLNSFAGTSLDGKGVEATVEILHPFTAFDANKQYYDDKTSTVYYANVWSAIIRDFEAHGIIPAGKITPDDVVWGGPIWRQLVDYRTRTDGLMAKLAGMTLAPDKQALAGKAKTFYAAYDFLDAYRLALAASQ, from the coding sequence ATGAAGACGTTCTTCCAGACGATCGCCGCCGGCCTCCTCGGCCTGACGGCGCTGGCCGCGCTCCAGCCCGCGGCGGCGCAGGACAGGTTCGTCCCCGCCGCGCCCGAGGCCGGCGTCGCAATTCCCGCGGCGACGATCAAGTTCGGCATGCGTCCCTATGCCGACAACACATTCTACATCATCGGCATGAAGAAGGGCTGGTTCACCGATGTCGGCATCAGCTTCGATCCGGCGCCCTACGGACTGAAAGCCAATGATTCCAACGTCACGACCCTGCTGCTCAACGGGCAACTCGATCTGATCTCCGAATTCTGCCCGCTGATGCTGCCGACCTACAAGGATGCCGCCAAGCTGAAATGCATCGGCTTCACCGACAATTTCCTCGCCAACGCCATCCTGGCCAATCCCAGGCTCAAGCTGAAGACCTTCAAGGACCATATCGCCGAAGGCATGGGCTTCGAGGCGGCCCTGCAGGCGACCCTTGCGCCGCTGAAGGGCAAGACGCTGGTCGGCGCGCCGCAGCTCAGCGACCGGGCCTTCGAGGACTATCTCAACAAGACCTCCGGCGCCGGGTTCAAGCTGCAGGTTCTCGACGATGCCAAGTCGCTGGTCCTGGCCAAGGCCGGCCGTGAGGACTTCGTCAATCCGGAAGGGGCGCCGATCGTCTACACGCTACGCCAGGCCGGCTGGACCAACCTCGTCGACATCGGCGACCTGATCAAGCACGGCCCCGGCGGCGTCGACTCGCCGATCGAGCCGCTGATCGGCATCGTCGGCCTCGGTGCCAATGCCGACTATGTCAACGCCAACCAGAACACCGTGCTGAGATTCATGTCGGTGGTCTGGCGGATCATCGATGCGACCAAGGCCGATCCGTCCCTCTACGAGCTGCAGGCGCCCTATCTCAATTCCTTCGCCGGAACCAGCCTCGACGGCAAGGGGGTCGAGGCCACCGTCGAGATCCTGCATCCGTTCACGGCGTTCGACGCCAACAAGCAATATTACGACGACAAGACCAGCACGGTTTACTACGCCAATGTCTGGAGCGCGATCATCCGGGATTTCGAAGCGCACGGCATCATCCCGGCCGGCAAGATCACGCCCGACGACGTCGTCTGGGGCGGCCCGATCTGGCGGCAGCTCGTCGACTACCGGACCAGGACCGATGGCCTGATGGCGAAGCTCGCCGGCATGACGCTGGCCCCGGACAAGCAGGCCCTGGCCGGCAAGGCGAAGACGTTCTACGCGGCCTACGACTTCCTGGACGCCTATCGCCTGGCGCTCGCGGCTTCGCAATAG
- a CDS encoding GntR family transcriptional regulator, whose product MATGDDVDEAATTGHPAPAVEKRAARQRPLHEAVVDRLRDMIIEGDLRVGDRLHDLNLAETLNVSRTPVREAIKLLATEGLVDLLPGRGARVAALSAQTVGELLEVIGGIERHACELAAERLTSRDLARLQRMHERMAGYHRAGDLHAYFKLNNEIHVAIVAAAKNATLAATHAALILKARRGRHTALASQARWAEAMAEHDLLMQALAARDGRKAGEIMLQHDLRTRAVVRQILQASEGR is encoded by the coding sequence GTGGCGACAGGTGACGACGTGGACGAGGCTGCGACAACCGGGCACCCAGCGCCGGCCGTGGAGAAGCGGGCCGCCCGGCAGCGCCCCCTGCATGAAGCGGTGGTGGATCGGCTGCGCGACATGATCATCGAGGGCGATCTTCGCGTCGGCGACAGGTTGCACGACCTCAACCTGGCCGAGACGCTCAACGTGTCACGCACGCCGGTCCGCGAGGCCATCAAGCTCCTGGCGACGGAAGGGCTGGTCGACCTCCTGCCGGGGCGCGGCGCCCGCGTCGCGGCCCTGTCGGCCCAGACGGTCGGCGAGCTGCTGGAAGTCATCGGCGGGATCGAGCGCCATGCCTGCGAGCTGGCCGCCGAGCGCCTGACATCCCGCGACCTCGCCCGGCTGCAGCGCATGCACGAGCGCATGGCCGGCTATCACCGGGCCGGCGATCTCCACGCCTATTTCAAGCTGAACAACGAGATCCACGTCGCCATCGTCGCCGCCGCCAAGAACGCCACCCTGGCGGCCACCCATGCCGCGCTGATCCTCAAGGCCCGGCGCGGCCGTCACACCGCCCTGGCTTCCCAGGCCCGCTGGGCCGAGGCCATGGCCGAGCACGATCTCCTGATGCAGGCCCTCGCCGCGCGCGACGGCCGCAAGGCCGGCGAGATCATGCTGCAGCACGACCTGCGCACCAGGGCCGTGGTCCGGCAGATCCTGCAGGCTTCGGAGGGGCGATAG
- a CDS encoding ABC transporter permease, which produces MIATPGARRDRWISVLVFLALAGLWQILSMVYTAEAQPGEPMVAGWQVLFTDTFLALSDYWPGGFGVPAVGDGAERSYLAALLSVLSHSIDTIGRLSLGLALGGGGGLLMGLAISWSRWSRRLFDWPLQFLRTLPLLAMVPLFQLWFGTSFFGEVLFVAYGIAVIVFAGTVNAVRNVPPIYLDNARSLGASRLMLYRTVILPAIFPALRSTILLSLGAGWSAVLGAEYLGAQSGLGYIIVYAQQFAYLDRMFFVALLFILYTSISYWAISRLFARLLAWAPPSQRR; this is translated from the coding sequence ATGATTGCGACGCCCGGCGCCCGGCGCGATCGCTGGATTTCCGTCCTCGTCTTCCTGGCGCTGGCCGGGCTCTGGCAGATCCTGTCGATGGTCTACACCGCCGAAGCCCAGCCCGGCGAACCGATGGTCGCGGGATGGCAGGTCCTGTTCACCGACACGTTCCTGGCCCTGTCCGACTATTGGCCGGGCGGCTTCGGGGTCCCGGCGGTCGGGGATGGCGCGGAGCGGTCCTATCTCGCCGCGCTGCTGTCGGTCCTGTCGCATTCGATCGACACGATCGGCCGATTGTCGCTCGGCCTGGCGCTCGGCGGGGGCGGCGGCCTGCTCATGGGGCTGGCCATCTCCTGGTCGCGCTGGTCGCGCCGGCTGTTCGACTGGCCGCTGCAATTCCTGCGGACCCTGCCGCTGCTCGCCATGGTGCCGCTGTTCCAGCTCTGGTTCGGGACCTCCTTCTTCGGCGAGGTGCTGTTCGTCGCCTATGGCATCGCGGTCATCGTCTTCGCCGGCACCGTCAACGCCGTGCGCAACGTGCCGCCGATCTATCTCGACAATGCCAGGTCGCTCGGCGCCTCGCGCCTGATGCTCTACCGGACCGTCATCCTGCCGGCGATCTTCCCGGCCCTGCGGTCCACCATCCTGCTCAGCCTCGGCGCCGGATGGAGCGCCGTGCTCGGGGCCGAATATCTCGGAGCCCAGTCGGGGCTCGGCTACATCATCGTCTACGCCCAGCAGTTCGCCTATCTCGACCGCATGTTCTTCGTGGCGCTGCTGTTCATCCTCTACACCTCGATCAGCTATTGGGCGATCAGCAGGCTCTTCGCCCGCCTGCTCGCCTGGGCTCCTCCTTCGCAGCGCCGGTGA
- a CDS encoding ABC transporter ATP-binding protein has protein sequence MPNSAKSRMIELVHVSRSFRRADGQVVKAVDDISLLVGEGEFVCLVGPSGCGKSTLLQMVAGLLDPSHGQIAVAGKEISGPGRERGMVFQKDSVFPWMRVIDNVEYGLRCRGIPAARRRDIARLYLERVGLAHVERAWPRELSGGMLKRVAIATVFANGGSVLLLDEPFGALDYVTRHQLQSVLLDLWDEGGAAARRTVLFVTHDVDEALALADRILVFHSGRQVDDLSVTTERPRTTDSLLLPEMVGIKHALLAHLGLERRPAPMQAVAGGKAGS, from the coding sequence ATGCCCAATTCCGCCAAGTCCCGCATGATCGAGCTCGTGCATGTCAGCCGCTCCTTCAGGCGCGCGGACGGCCAGGTGGTGAAGGCCGTCGACGACATCTCGCTTCTCGTCGGCGAGGGCGAGTTCGTCTGCCTCGTCGGCCCGTCCGGCTGCGGCAAGAGCACCTTGCTTCAGATGGTGGCGGGGCTGCTCGACCCCTCGCATGGCCAGATCGCCGTGGCGGGCAAGGAGATCTCGGGGCCGGGCCGCGAGCGCGGCATGGTGTTCCAGAAGGACAGCGTGTTTCCCTGGATGCGCGTCATCGACAATGTCGAATATGGCCTGAGATGCCGGGGGATCCCGGCCGCCCGGCGGCGCGACATCGCCAGGCTCTACCTCGAGCGCGTCGGCCTCGCCCATGTCGAGCGGGCCTGGCCGCGCGAATTGTCCGGCGGCATGCTCAAGCGGGTGGCGATCGCCACGGTGTTCGCCAATGGCGGCAGCGTCCTGCTGCTCGACGAGCCGTTCGGCGCGCTCGACTATGTCACGCGCCACCAGCTGCAATCGGTCCTGCTCGACCTCTGGGACGAAGGCGGCGCGGCGGCGCGGCGCACCGTCCTGTTCGTCACTCATGACGTCGACGAGGCGCTGGCGCTGGCCGACCGCATCCTGGTGTTTCACAGCGGGCGGCAGGTCGACGATCTCTCGGTCACGACAGAGCGGCCGCGCACCACCGACAGCCTGCTGCTGCCGGAGATGGTCGGGATCAAGCACGCTCTGCTGGCCCATCTCGGCCTCGAACGCCGGCCGGCGCCGATGCAGGCGGTCGCCGGCGGGAAGGCCGGATCATGA